TAATCTGACCAACCAATCCACTCGTCCCCATACCAGCCCCTTCTTTAACATTCGTCATTTGAAAAATTGTCGTTCCAAGTGGAGCGAAAATCATACCGGCAATGGTAGGCGGTATAATAATCATGGGATTTTTAATAACATTTGGCACTTGCAGCATGGAAGTACCTATTCCTAATGCCAGCAGTCCTGCCATTTTATTTTCACGATAACTGCTTACAGCAAACCCGACCATTTGAGCTGCACAGCCAATTGTCGCTGCCCCCGCTGCAATTCCTTCAAGTCCCAGCATCAAAGCAATTGCTGCACTTGATATGGGCGCTGTCAAAGCCCACCCCATCAGAACCGCTACTAAAATTCCCATCACAATAGGCTGTTGTTCAGTAGCCCACATGATAATCGCTCCTAGTGAATTCATGCCAGCATTAATCGGCGGACCAATAAAAGTCGCAACAAGGAATCCCGTCAGTATCGTGACAAAAGGCGTAACCAGGATATCTACTTTCGTTTCTTTTGAAACCATCTTCCCCACTTCTGTTGCCAATAAAGCTGCAACGAAACTACCTGCGGGTCCGCCTAATTGTGCACCGGCAGCTCCTGCAATAAGAGCTGAAAACAGCACCAATGGAGGCGCCTTCAAACCATAGGCCACAGCTGCCCCTATCGCCGGACCCATCAAACTCATTGCCAGAATACCCATGTCTGTTAAGAATGTCCAACCTGCTTGATCCCCGACCGTTTTGATAATCAGTCCGATTATCAGCGAGGAGAACAGTCCGAGCGCCATAAAGCTCAGACCATCAATAAAGTAAACCCTTGGCGATAATGATACTCCCTTTTTATGTAGAAAAGATTTCATATTCTCACTCTTTCCTTATATATTTCCTACCAGCTTTACATTAATAATACCGAATCATGGTCGATATATACTAGTAGATATTCAAGCTTTTGTTAAAAGGTAGTTGTGAATTTTGTAGAATTATGTCTATAATTACTTTAAAATATCAGACTTTTAACAAAACATATAAAATTCGAAAGTCTTTTATGTTTTAGGGGGGTAACATGAAAACAATTAGAGGTAGAGTTAGATTTATTTTATTGACTGCTATAACAGGACTCATCATTGTACTATTATTCAATTTCTTTTTCTACTTTACGCAATCCGCGGAAAAAGAGCAAGAAGCAGCGTTGTTTGAAGCCGTAAATGGAAGTAAAGAAATTAAGTTCGCTTTTTCAGATACTCGAAAGAACGAACAAGAGTTTTTAAGAATACCCAGTGACGAAACATCCGTTGCTATAAAAGAAAACTTGGAAAACATTAAGCAGGATGCATCTAGGTTGCAACAACAATTCGCAGAATATGAGGAGATTGCCACTCGATTTGAACAAATTGAAACGGCAGCTACTAACTATTTGAACGAATTTGTCCCACTTGAAGAATTATATAAAGAAATAGGATATACAGAGTTCACAGGACTTCAAGGAGATATGAACGGAAATGTTAGAAACTTGGTTATTAATGTGCGCGGAGCCAATCGGGAAGAACTAAATGCAACATTGATGAACCTTCGCCTATATGAACAGCAATTCTTAGCCACAAAACAAGAAGCAAGATATAGAGATTTCATGAAAAGTGCCGAAACCTTCAAAGAGCAATTGGCTGAAACCGATTTGCCCGACTCACAAAAGAGTGGGCTGTTGGAGCTTTATAACCCTTATGTTCAAGCTATGACTGATTTATATAATAACTACAATTCTTCTTACGAATTTGTGAGGAATTTTGAAGAAATAAGCAATGGCGTTGAGCAAAGTGTGAATGAGGTAGAAGCTGCGGTAACAGATTTGCAGTCTACCATACAGACAGAAGCCAATCAAAAGTTGCAGACGATCATGTTGCTAACATTAATCATTAGCGTACTGTTATTAGTATTTTTAAGCACCACTGGCTATTTCTTAAATAGAAAAATAGCCTCCTCCATCCGTTCGTTAAAGGATGGTGCATCAAAAATCGGAGAAGGCAATTTCGCCTACAGGGTACCTATCACAACGAAAGATGAAATGGCGGACTTAGCGGTCACTTTCAATGCGATGGCTGAAAAGGTTCAGGTTTCACTTTTAAAAGTAATGGAAGCGACAGATAAGTTGCAGTCTTCCTCACAAAACCTTGCCGCGATTTCAGAAGAGACGACTGCCCAATCTACAGAAGTGAACGAAGCCATAAAACAAGTGGCCATTGGGTCAAGTGAACAAGCACTTCATCTCGATGAAAGTACAGATATCCTGAAGCGCGTGAAAGCTGCAGTCGAACAGGCAAACCAATTGAGTAAAGACATTAAGACAAAGGCCGATCACGCAAGAACAATGGGAGAAGATGGACTAACAGTAGTAAAGGATTTATATAATTCTTCCGAACAATTTCTTGAACTTGCCAACCATCTAACAGAACGAGTGCAACAAGCCACAAAGCAGTCACAACAAATTAACTCCATCGTCGGCACGATCCAGGAGATTGCAGAAAACACGGACCTACTAGCATTGAATGCTGCAATCGAATCTGCTCGTGCAGGTGAAGCCGGCAGAGGGTTTGCAGTGGTGGCACAAGAGGTTAGAAAATTGGCTGAACGCTCCAAACATGAAGCATTGTCCATTAAAAAGTTAGTAACAGAAATGGGCAAGCAAATGGGCAAGCTTTCAGACGATGCACTACAATTCAATGAATACAGGGATCTCCAACAGGAATCCGTCAATCAAACGAAAACATCTTTTGAAAAAATTGCCGGAAATGTTATGGAAATAAACCATAAAGTAGATGATGTGCAAGAAGCAATTGGACATGTAACAGAATCAAACAAACAGCTTGAAGAAAAATTATCAGAAGTACATTATATTTCCGAAGAGGCAGCCGCAACTTCCGAACAGGTAAGTGCTTCGAGCGAACACCAAATACTTGCCATCGAACAAGTAAACGAAGCAGCAATTTCCCTATCAGATATTGCCAATGAACTTCAAGAAGAAGTCAGTCAGTTTACAGTAGAAGATGAGAACGCACTTCCTATAGAAGAAACAGATTATGTCGATGAACAACTTGATTCGGAAGAAATAGAAGATGAAACTTCATCCAACGATACCGATGACGAAGAAAAACTAAAAGAAAAATGGATACACGAAGAAGCTGCAGCCTCGATCGAACAAACCGCAGCAACGGGAGAACAAGAAAATAAGCAATAAAACGAATGAAAGGTTTGCCTACTTTATTAAAGAACAAAATCGCTAACGCTATCTAAAACCACGTCCCAAGAACTTAATCTCTTGGGACGTTTTTTCACTTTTCGCATTGCTTTGAAATATAGTCCTTGGCCGGATCTTTCCTTTGCTCTCATCTTTGACTATTTCAATAAAATCTCTTGTCACCAAGGTCTTCATAATGGCGATGAGGACATCTCTTCTCCTGATTTCTCGTCACTGATGTCTTCATAACGGTGATGAGGACATCTCTCCTCCTGATTTCTCGTCACTGATGTCTTCATAACGGTGATGAGGACATTTCTTCTCCTGATTTTTCGTCACTGATGTCTTCATAACGGTGGTGAGGACATCTCTCCTCCTGATTTTTCGTCACTGAGGTCTTCATAACGGCGAGCAAGAATTATTCTACTAAACAATAAAAAAAGAATACTCCAGGCTTCCCCTTCGTATTCTTTGCTCACACTTATTTTATTTTCACAGAAGAAGTAATCTCCATCATACTTTTCGTACTAGCTTCCATATTGCTCGTATCTGTTACAGTGGTCATCTTCACTCCACCTATACCAACCGTCACCTCATAAAACTCTTCCTCTTCCCCATCAACCGGAGAAACCAGCAAGTAACCTAAACGGCTGTCCTCATTGACAGTATGATCTACCAATAAATCAGAAAGGTTTACCTTTGTAGAATCATATAATACCTCTGAATCTTTTGGTTCAAAGGGGTTTACAAATAAAAGGTATGTTTGCTCGTCCTGTGTAAGAACAATATTATTCTCTGATTCCGAGTCAATGGTAAACCCAGTAGGCAAATGATAAGCAAATATATCTGTATCCTCAGAAGTCTCAAGTGGTTGTGCTTTAAATGTTTGCTCAAAAGTATCAACAGATTTTTGTGTGGCGTCTTCAATTGAGACAGAACATCCGGTTAAAAATAGTAAGGATAAAAATAAAATAGAAATAATGGCTCTTCCAAAACTCAAACTCTCCACTCCCTTTAGTACAATAAGACTAGAAAACACACACTAAACCTATCATACCTATAAATCTTTATCCTTGACAAGGATAAGTTGGAATTATCACTTAATTCCCCTATTTTATGATAGACTAAGAAATAGGCAAATAACAAGAGGTACTATTTGGAGGGATTGTCATGAAATTTACTGTTTACCTTGCTGGTGAAATCCATACTAGTTGGAGAGAGGAATTAATAGACAAAGCACAAGCACTGGATCTTCCGTTAGAGTTTGTTGGACCAATGACAGACCATGAGCGCTCAGACAACATAGGGGAAGCGATCATGGGTACGCAGCCAAGCTCTATTGCGAAAGACGAAGCAGCATCTCAAATCAATAATCTTCGTACAGAACTCTTAATGAAAAAGTCCGATCTAGTCATTGCCTTATTCGGAGAAAAGTATAAACAATGGAACACCGCAATGGACGCAAGTGCAGCGATTAGCCTTCAAAAACCACTTATCTTAATTCGTCCGGAAAACCTTCATCATCCATTAAAAGAGCTATCCAATAAAGCAAATGTGACAGTTGAAACAGTCAACCAAGCCTTAAAAGTACTCACCTACGTATTGGATTAAAGCAGGCCCTAAGCCTGCTTTTTCACATTATATCTCCATTGGCCTATCAATAACTTACTAACATGCTGGAACATTTCCATCCTTGATACAGCACCATCAGTAAAGATCCCCAATGCCCCTTCATGTTTCCTGATGTCTTTCCGCTGACAGTACTCATCCATTAAATCACCAAGCTCTTTCCCTGCTAGGAGCTCCTTTTTAAACTCATCAGGCAAAGCAATTCTAGCACCACCCGTTATGTATTCTTTGCCATCTTTAGCAACTAGCGCCCCCCAATTACAGACCATAACTCTTGAGGATGGGGTTGAACCGAGGACAACGCCTCCTTCAAGTCCGATGGCAAAGTCTGCATCTTCGATTTCTTTTAGAGCCGCTCTAGCACGATGCAATGCCCCTTCAATTGTTTCTTGATCGGTCATGGGTTGTTTACTTACACCAGATTCTACTTCAAGTGCAATTGCTTCAGCTTCCATCTCAAGCTCTCTCATTGCATCCTGTACAGCCCCATATTTTGCAGGATTTCTTGAACCGACTACCACTTTCATCTTTACCTCACCTTTCAATTGAACAATAACTTTAGTAGATTGGTTAGACTCCGTTGTTCCTTTCCGTAAATGGTTTGATTTTTACTAACCCTACGGCGAATGCAAACATATAGTTGATTGCAGTGGAAGGCGCGTAGACGCTCGCGGGAGGAAAGGACAGGTGAGACCCCTGAAGCGTTGTGAGGAGGCTCACGGACCGCCTGCAGGCAAGCGAAGCGCCTGGAACGGAAATCAACCGTTTTATATACTTTTATTTCTTTTAAAAAGAATTATATACTTTTACCTCTTTTAAAATGAAAAACGATGAGGTTTCCCCATCGCT
This window of the Sutcliffiella horikoshii genome carries:
- a CDS encoding methyl-accepting chemotaxis protein, producing MKTIRGRVRFILLTAITGLIIVLLFNFFFYFTQSAEKEQEAALFEAVNGSKEIKFAFSDTRKNEQEFLRIPSDETSVAIKENLENIKQDASRLQQQFAEYEEIATRFEQIETAATNYLNEFVPLEELYKEIGYTEFTGLQGDMNGNVRNLVINVRGANREELNATLMNLRLYEQQFLATKQEARYRDFMKSAETFKEQLAETDLPDSQKSGLLELYNPYVQAMTDLYNNYNSSYEFVRNFEEISNGVEQSVNEVEAAVTDLQSTIQTEANQKLQTIMLLTLIISVLLLVFLSTTGYFLNRKIASSIRSLKDGASKIGEGNFAYRVPITTKDEMADLAVTFNAMAEKVQVSLLKVMEATDKLQSSSQNLAAISEETTAQSTEVNEAIKQVAIGSSEQALHLDESTDILKRVKAAVEQANQLSKDIKTKADHARTMGEDGLTVVKDLYNSSEQFLELANHLTERVQQATKQSQQINSIVGTIQEIAENTDLLALNAAIESARAGEAGRGFAVVAQEVRKLAERSKHEALSIKKLVTEMGKQMGKLSDDALQFNEYRDLQQESVNQTKTSFEKIAGNVMEINHKVDDVQEAIGHVTESNKQLEEKLSEVHYISEEAAATSEQVSASSEHQILAIEQVNEAAISLSDIANELQEEVSQFTVEDENALPIEETDYVDEQLDSEEIEDETSSNDTDDEEKLKEKWIHEEAAASIEQTAATGEQENKQ
- a CDS encoding YtoQ family protein, which codes for MKFTVYLAGEIHTSWREELIDKAQALDLPLEFVGPMTDHERSDNIGEAIMGTQPSSIAKDEAASQINNLRTELLMKKSDLVIALFGEKYKQWNTAMDASAAISLQKPLILIRPENLHHPLKELSNKANVTVETVNQALKVLTYVLD
- a CDS encoding DUF84 family protein, whose amino-acid sequence is MKVVVGSRNPAKYGAVQDAMRELEMEAEAIALEVESGVSKQPMTDQETIEGALHRARAALKEIEDADFAIGLEGGVVLGSTPSSRVMVCNWGALVAKDGKEYITGGARIALPDEFKKELLAGKELGDLMDEYCQRKDIRKHEGALGIFTDGAVSRMEMFQHVSKLLIGQWRYNVKKQA
- a CDS encoding PTS transporter subunit IIC, coding for MKSFLHKKGVSLSPRVYFIDGLSFMALGLFSSLIIGLIIKTVGDQAGWTFLTDMGILAMSLMGPAIGAAVAYGLKAPPLVLFSALIAGAAGAQLGGPAGSFVAALLATEVGKMVSKETKVDILVTPFVTILTGFLVATFIGPPINAGMNSLGAIIMWATEQQPIVMGILVAVLMGWALTAPISSAAIALMLGLEGIAAGAATIGCAAQMVGFAVSSYRENKMAGLLALGIGTSMLQVPNVIKNPMIIIPPTIAGMIFAPLGTTIFQMTNVKEGAGMGTSGLVGQIMTFTAMGFSVSVLIKVLLLHILGPAVVSLAISEWMRKKAFIKEGDMKINIGG